A portion of the Fibrobacter sp. UWT2 genome contains these proteins:
- the murJ gene encoding murein biosynthesis integral membrane protein MurJ — MNKAAIIVAVSMLLSRVLGIFREMLLAHAAGVSLEKNALDLAFMIPDILNHVVSTGFLSIIFIPIFTGYKVAGDERGGWKFFSNVLNTFGIALLILVVPAFIWMKELLQLLTVEGATPELIERAAYYGRIILPGQVFIFVGSILVAVQHTRKQFLIPSLTGLIYNVAIVGGGALGLALEKFTGTEYGLEGFAWGVPVGAFIGFFALQIFGARRGGVHYELLVQPTHPDIVRYFKMMLPMSLGVGSMFGLEFIIRSFGANFGTSGISSLNYAYRVMYTLVAVFGFSVSVTSYPDMARLVKEGDFGQLNRKIWKSLSRMFCILIPAVVAVWALSFPAVRILFERGAFQRETTEAISEILRWYLPVSLGLCLQAVLVRSFYACERMWVPTLLNTGIFAATIPAYILLGAPEVGLGIKSVPIIGATGALLQVLSMILMWAKKNGTDGMKDALLNMVRALVAFGIMIAAAVGLDRVSGAFVREANFVVLVVYACAAGILLFTLTLIIQRYLGSKDAKDILNELLGKILRKLHLAH, encoded by the coding sequence ATGAACAAAGCCGCTATTATCGTTGCCGTATCGATGCTTTTGAGCCGCGTGCTCGGAATTTTCCGCGAAATGCTGTTGGCACATGCCGCGGGCGTATCGCTCGAAAAGAATGCGCTTGACCTTGCGTTCATGATTCCGGACATCTTGAATCACGTGGTGAGTACCGGGTTCCTCTCGATTATCTTTATCCCGATTTTTACGGGTTACAAGGTGGCTGGTGACGAACGTGGCGGTTGGAAGTTCTTTAGCAATGTCCTGAATACTTTCGGAATTGCTCTCTTGATTTTAGTGGTACCCGCGTTTATTTGGATGAAGGAACTTTTGCAGCTCCTGACGGTCGAGGGAGCCACGCCGGAACTAATCGAGCGCGCCGCTTACTATGGCCGCATTATTTTGCCGGGACAGGTTTTCATTTTTGTCGGAAGCATTTTGGTTGCCGTGCAGCATACCCGCAAGCAGTTCTTGATTCCGTCGCTGACGGGCCTGATTTACAACGTGGCGATTGTGGGCGGCGGCGCTTTGGGACTTGCGCTCGAAAAGTTCACCGGCACGGAATACGGCCTTGAAGGATTCGCCTGGGGCGTGCCGGTAGGCGCCTTCATCGGCTTCTTTGCCTTGCAGATTTTTGGCGCCCGGCGTGGCGGGGTGCATTATGAACTCTTGGTGCAGCCGACCCACCCCGATATCGTTCGCTACTTCAAGATGATGCTCCCGATGTCGCTTGGTGTGGGTTCTATGTTCGGCCTTGAATTTATTATCAGAAGCTTTGGCGCAAACTTCGGCACCAGCGGCATTTCGAGTTTGAACTACGCTTACCGCGTGATGTACACGCTGGTAGCAGTCTTTGGATTCTCGGTGAGTGTGACGAGCTACCCTGACATGGCTCGCCTCGTTAAAGAAGGCGATTTCGGTCAGCTGAATCGCAAGATTTGGAAGAGCCTTTCGCGCATGTTCTGCATCTTGATTCCGGCCGTAGTTGCCGTATGGGCTTTGAGTTTTCCGGCGGTGCGAATCTTGTTTGAACGCGGCGCCTTCCAGCGTGAAACCACCGAAGCGATTTCTGAAATTCTGCGCTGGTATTTGCCGGTGAGCCTCGGCCTTTGCTTGCAGGCAGTGCTTGTGCGTAGCTTCTACGCCTGCGAACGCATGTGGGTGCCGACGCTTTTGAATACCGGAATCTTTGCAGCAACCATTCCCGCCTACATTCTGCTAGGCGCCCCCGAAGTGGGACTCGGCATCAAGAGCGTGCCGATTATCGGCGCCACCGGTGCATTGCTCCAGGTGCTTTCGATGATCTTGATGTGGGCTAAAAAGAACGGCACCGACGGCATGAAGGACGCCCTATTGAACATGGTGCGCGCCCTCGTGGCCTTCGGTATCATGATTGCAGCCGCAGTCGGACTCGACCGCGTCTCGGGCGCATTCGTGCGCGAAGCAAACTTCGTCGTGCTCGTTGTATACGCCTGCGCCGCCGGTATTTTGCTGTTCACGCTCACGCTGATTATCCAGCGTTACCTCGGAAGCAAAGATGCCAAGGATATTCTCAACGAACTCCTTGGCAAAATCTTAAGAAAGTTGCATCTCGCGCACTAA
- a CDS encoding phosphomannomutase, whose protein sequence is MSVTMQEVMKQSGVAFGTSGARGLVTAMTDRVCYVYARSFIKYCEASYKCDHTIAIAGDLRPSTERILKALVKAGEDSSWKVIYCGRIPSPAIALYGIDKALPTIMVTGSHIPADRNGIKFNHPQGEITKKDEQGIVSQSVDFDEAIFDAKGMLKNAPALPAVEAEAEENYVKRYPAFFGTKALSGLTIGVYQHSAVGRDIVVKVLESLGATVKPFARSETFIPVDTEAIRKEDEDLAREFAHKDFVDAIFSTDGDSDRPLLADDVGMWLRGDVLGILAAQALGIKRIATPVSCNTSLEKSGSFEKICRTRIGSPYVIAGMESLVDANDKSVSVAGYEANGGFLLQTNLTRSFEDGATRTLPALPTRDALLPMIAVMVMVREQKMCVVDLLKKLPKRFTLSDRLKEFPTEVSKAKLAEIREKKLGAKLFGSLTAKPSKFKPKDGPAPKPFHGEVVSIDETDGYRMEFDSGDIVHLRPSGNAPEFRCYVETEAKDRSAELLAGCMKIMESWRK, encoded by the coding sequence ATGAGCGTTACGATGCAAGAAGTAATGAAACAGTCCGGCGTGGCATTCGGTACTAGCGGTGCCCGCGGCCTGGTGACGGCGATGACGGATCGCGTGTGCTATGTGTATGCGCGCTCGTTCATCAAGTACTGCGAGGCTAGCTACAAGTGCGATCACACGATTGCGATTGCAGGTGACTTGCGTCCGAGTACCGAACGCATCTTGAAGGCCTTGGTGAAGGCTGGCGAAGATTCTTCTTGGAAGGTGATTTACTGTGGCCGTATTCCGAGCCCGGCAATCGCATTGTACGGTATCGATAAGGCTCTCCCGACCATCATGGTGACGGGTAGCCACATTCCGGCCGACCGTAACGGTATCAAGTTCAACCACCCGCAGGGCGAAATCACCAAGAAAGACGAACAGGGAATTGTTTCGCAGTCGGTGGATTTCGACGAAGCGATTTTTGATGCGAAGGGTATGCTCAAGAACGCCCCCGCGCTCCCGGCTGTCGAAGCGGAAGCCGAAGAAAATTACGTGAAGCGTTATCCGGCTTTCTTTGGCACCAAGGCTCTTTCGGGCTTGACCATTGGCGTGTACCAGCATTCCGCCGTGGGCCGCGATATTGTGGTGAAGGTGCTCGAAAGCTTGGGCGCAACAGTCAAGCCTTTCGCCCGCAGCGAAACCTTTATTCCGGTGGATACCGAAGCAATCCGTAAGGAAGACGAAGACTTGGCCCGCGAATTTGCGCACAAGGATTTCGTAGATGCAATCTTCAGTACCGATGGCGATAGCGACCGCCCGCTTTTGGCAGACGATGTAGGCATGTGGCTGCGTGGCGACGTGCTGGGCATCTTGGCTGCCCAGGCGCTTGGTATCAAGCGCATTGCAACTCCGGTGAGTTGCAACACGTCGCTTGAAAAATCCGGCAGCTTCGAAAAGATTTGCCGCACGCGCATCGGAAGCCCTTATGTGATTGCCGGCATGGAAAGCCTCGTTGATGCAAATGACAAGAGCGTCTCTGTCGCAGGCTACGAAGCAAACGGTGGATTCTTGCTGCAAACAAACCTCACGCGTTCTTTCGAAGACGGCGCGACCCGCACGCTTCCGGCTTTGCCGACCCGCGATGCATTGCTCCCGATGATTGCCGTGATGGTCATGGTCCGCGAACAGAAAATGTGCGTGGTCGACTTGCTCAAGAAACTTCCGAAACGCTTTACGCTCAGCGACCGCCTCAAGGAATTCCCGACCGAAGTGTCGAAGGCAAAGCTCGCCGAAATCCGCGAAAAGAAACTCGGTGCCAAATTGTTCGGCTCGCTTACCGCAAAGCCTTCCAAGTTCAAGCCTAAAGATGGCCCGGCTCCCAAGCCGTTCCACGGCGAAGTCGTTTCGATTGATGAAACTGACGGTTACCGCATGGAATTTGATTCCGGCGATATCGTGCACTTGCGTCCGAGCGGTAACGCTCCGGAATTCCGCTGCTATGTGGAAACCGAAGCCAAGGACCGCTCCGCCGAGCTACTCGCTGGCTGCATGAAGATCATGGAATCCTGGCGTAAATAG
- the ahcY gene encoding adenosylhomocysteinase, with protein sequence MEYKIKDINLAIEGRKELDLAETEMPGLMALRKEYVGKKPLAGARIMGSLHMTVQTAILIETLVDLGADVRWVSCNIFSTQDNAAAAVVVGKKGTVENPQGVPVFAWKGESLEDYWENTARALVWPDGKTPDLIVDDGGDATMLVTCGAEFEDAGKVPEFNPATDSEEWGVFLATCRKIFEKDPKQWTRAREALKGVSEETTTGVHRLYQMAQAGRLKFPAINVNDSVTKSKFDNLYGCRHSLIDGINRATDVMMAGKIAVVCGYGDVGKGCAQSLRGQGARVIITEIDPICALQAAMEGYEVKTLDEVVSYADIFVTTTGNTGIISAAQMEKMKNRAIVGNIGHFDNEIDMAGLKKIPGIKRNEIKPQYDEWIFADGHSILILAEGRLLNLGCATGHPSFVMSASFTNQTIAQIDLWLNAQGKQTVAGIKYESGVVYTLPKILDEKVARLHLEKLGVHLTTLTKAQADYIGVPVEGPYKADHYRY encoded by the coding sequence ATGGAATACAAAATTAAGGACATTAACCTTGCGATCGAAGGCCGCAAGGAACTCGACTTGGCCGAAACTGAAATGCCGGGCCTGATGGCTCTCCGCAAGGAATATGTAGGCAAGAAGCCGCTCGCTGGCGCCCGTATTATGGGTAGCCTCCACATGACCGTGCAGACCGCTATCCTCATCGAAACGCTCGTGGACCTCGGTGCCGACGTGCGCTGGGTGAGCTGCAACATCTTCAGTACGCAGGACAACGCTGCCGCCGCCGTGGTGGTAGGCAAGAAGGGCACTGTGGAAAATCCGCAGGGCGTGCCTGTGTTCGCCTGGAAGGGTGAATCCTTGGAAGACTACTGGGAAAACACCGCCCGCGCCCTCGTGTGGCCCGACGGCAAGACCCCGGACCTGATCGTGGACGACGGTGGCGACGCTACCATGCTCGTGACCTGCGGTGCCGAATTCGAAGATGCCGGCAAGGTGCCTGAATTCAACCCGGCCACCGACAGCGAAGAATGGGGCGTATTCCTCGCCACCTGCCGTAAGATTTTCGAGAAGGATCCGAAGCAGTGGACCCGCGCTCGCGAAGCTTTGAAGGGTGTTTCCGAAGAAACGACTACCGGCGTGCATCGCCTTTACCAGATGGCCCAGGCTGGCCGCTTGAAGTTCCCGGCAATCAACGTGAACGATTCCGTGACCAAGTCCAAGTTCGACAACCTCTACGGCTGCCGCCACTCCTTGATCGACGGCATCAACCGCGCCACCGACGTGATGATGGCTGGTAAGATCGCAGTCGTTTGCGGCTACGGCGACGTGGGTAAGGGCTGTGCCCAGTCCCTGCGTGGTCAGGGCGCACGCGTAATCATCACCGAAATCGACCCGATTTGCGCTCTGCAGGCTGCCATGGAAGGCTACGAAGTCAAGACGCTCGACGAAGTCGTTAGCTACGCCGACATCTTCGTAACCACCACTGGTAACACTGGCATCATCAGCGCCGCCCAGATGGAAAAGATGAAGAACCGCGCTATCGTGGGTAACATCGGTCACTTCGACAACGAAATCGACATGGCCGGCCTCAAGAAGATTCCGGGCATCAAGCGCAACGAAATCAAGCCGCAGTACGACGAATGGATTTTCGCCGACGGTCACAGCATCCTTATCCTCGCTGAAGGCCGCTTGCTGAACCTCGGCTGCGCTACTGGTCACCCGAGCTTCGTGATGAGTGCAAGCTTCACGAACCAGACCATCGCTCAGATTGACCTCTGGCTCAACGCTCAGGGCAAGCAGACTGTCGCTGGTATCAAGTACGAAAGCGGTGTCGTGTACACCTTGCCGAAGATCCTCGACGAAAAGGTTGCACGCCTCCACCTCGAAAAGCTCGGCGTCCACCTGACGACCCTCACCAAGGCCCAGGCCGACTACATCGGCGTGCCCGTTGAAGGCCCGTACAAAGCTGACCACTACCGTTACTAA
- a CDS encoding STAS domain-containing protein, translating into MQINKTLNGDALTIAITGRIDTLTAPQLDSEIQGKLDGVKSLVIDLKNVEYISSAGLRIFLAAQKVMNKQGSMVVKNASSAIKEIFEVTGFCDILTIA; encoded by the coding sequence ATGCAAATCAACAAGACCCTTAACGGAGACGCCCTGACCATCGCTATTACAGGACGTATTGACACCTTGACCGCCCCGCAACTGGACTCCGAAATCCAGGGCAAGCTGGACGGGGTCAAGTCCCTCGTCATCGACCTGAAGAACGTGGAATACATTTCTTCTGCCGGCCTCCGTATTTTCCTTGCCGCCCAGAAAGTCATGAACAAGCAGGGCTCCATGGTCGTAAAGAACGCAAGTTCTGCCATCAAGGAAATCTTTGAAGTCACGGGTTTCTGCGATATCCTGACGATCGCATAA
- a CDS encoding sialate O-acetylesterase: MLWLSVTVCFAQNPNLHIYLAFGQSNMSGVASITKDDFIHNPRFLVLRSVDMGSQKMGKFYMAAPPLGNSGAGIGPLDFFGRAMVDSLPDSIRVAVVNVSIGGQSIDLFDKDRYQEYLKRTLKEGDSWWEPYLKEYGGNLYQRIVDLGKIAKRKGVIKGILFHQGEADAYREDWSARVKKVYHDLMTDLNLDSTKVPFLMGEFVTSDVGGQMGWRNPVVTKAAAKIPNAHVISARGCPGLNEDGIYLHFTREGYEMLGKRYADTMLKLLDKSNEPRKGLSFNEYISMQQTGRHFSILGAPANARIKLFDLQGNMLGVLNKKGGELPPAVCGRTIAVVESNRRILARFVFNAD, translated from the coding sequence ATGCTGTGGCTGTCGGTCACGGTATGTTTTGCGCAGAACCCGAACCTTCATATCTATTTGGCCTTTGGTCAGTCTAACATGTCCGGAGTCGCTTCTATTACAAAAGACGACTTCATTCACAATCCCCGTTTTCTGGTTTTGCGGTCTGTAGATATGGGTTCTCAAAAGATGGGCAAGTTCTATATGGCGGCGCCTCCCTTGGGAAATTCCGGAGCCGGAATCGGGCCCCTCGATTTCTTTGGTCGTGCGATGGTTGATTCCTTGCCGGACAGTATTAGGGTGGCCGTAGTAAACGTTTCTATTGGTGGGCAAAGCATAGACTTGTTCGACAAGGACCGCTATCAGGAATACCTCAAGAGAACGCTTAAGGAAGGGGATTCCTGGTGGGAACCGTACTTGAAGGAATATGGCGGAAACCTGTATCAGCGAATCGTGGATTTGGGAAAAATCGCAAAGCGCAAAGGTGTCATCAAGGGAATCCTATTCCACCAGGGCGAAGCCGACGCCTATCGGGAAGACTGGTCGGCCCGAGTCAAGAAGGTGTACCACGATCTCATGACAGATTTGAACCTCGATTCTACGAAGGTCCCCTTTCTTATGGGCGAATTCGTGACATCGGATGTTGGCGGCCAAATGGGTTGGCGAAACCCTGTGGTGACCAAAGCTGCAGCGAAGATCCCGAATGCACATGTGATTTCGGCTAGAGGCTGCCCCGGTTTGAACGAAGATGGTATCTATCTGCACTTTACGCGCGAAGGCTACGAGATGCTGGGAAAACGCTATGCAGACACGATGCTTAAATTGCTGGACAAGAGCAATGAACCCCGCAAAGGATTGTCCTTCAACGAGTACATTTCCATGCAACAGACCGGCAGGCATTTTTCCATTCTGGGGGCGCCTGCTAATGCGCGAATCAAGCTGTTCGACTTGCAAGGGAACATGCTCGGCGTATTAAACAAAAAGGGCGGGGAACTCCCGCCCGCCGTATGCGGTCGCACCATAGCCGTGGTGGAATCCAACCGACGTATATTAGCTCGCTTCGTTTTTAATGCGGATTAA
- a CDS encoding endo-1,4-beta-xylanase has translation MLKKFLSVCALGASATLAAPLLTNGDLSYGDGGWYVWNNPDGPAKYESKIGVEGLGVNGSEGVKLTVTELPNPSWGLQLQPPKWLADSAYYKLTFKAKGNVPINAIVQGGAPDWRQKESASFMLTKDWKEYSMIFLADQKGYGVNNITFHVGLAKGWLQMDDVAVEKVEGMDDMSWYNNSAARIDSLRKKELTVKAAPGAQVKVELMRHAFPFGTALALYPSKDSVETWYRKTANKYFWYGVPENQFKWPEYEPKKGKIRRDEFKQYLDYVKDYNWGFRAHALMWGIQGYGYDKHFSFKGSCKDIGEKLKARITRDMTEYKGRIKEYDVWNEVFHEPFVFNKCGWDLLDSAHIWAHKADPDARLFINEYNVVVAGETDRLYDIVKGMLDRKVPVHGIGVQCHFGDRQLNPAFIKARLDRLGSLGLPIKVTELDFGDWQKGMYFGEDEQARRYEMFLRIAFSHPAVEGIVLWGFWDNRHWVKNGGIIAADGREKPAAKLIYDLWHKVWTTNGTFKADENGVVKFRGYPGKYKVTIDGKSEMVELK, from the coding sequence ATGCTCAAAAAATTCTTGTCCGTGTGCGCCCTCGGCGCTTCTGCCACCCTGGCAGCACCGCTCCTCACCAACGGCGACTTGTCTTATGGTGACGGCGGTTGGTATGTTTGGAACAACCCCGATGGCCCCGCCAAGTACGAAAGCAAGATTGGTGTCGAAGGCCTGGGCGTAAACGGCAGCGAAGGCGTAAAGCTCACGGTGACCGAACTTCCGAACCCCTCATGGGGACTCCAGTTGCAGCCGCCTAAGTGGCTCGCCGACTCCGCCTACTACAAGCTCACTTTTAAGGCCAAGGGTAACGTACCCATCAACGCAATTGTTCAAGGTGGCGCTCCGGACTGGCGCCAAAAAGAAAGCGCCTCGTTCATGCTGACCAAGGACTGGAAGGAATATTCCATGATCTTCCTTGCCGACCAAAAGGGCTACGGCGTCAATAACATCACCTTCCATGTGGGACTTGCCAAGGGTTGGCTCCAGATGGACGATGTTGCCGTCGAAAAAGTCGAAGGCATGGATGACATGAGCTGGTACAACAATTCCGCCGCACGCATCGACAGCCTGCGCAAAAAGGAATTGACCGTGAAGGCGGCTCCCGGCGCCCAGGTGAAGGTAGAACTCATGCGCCACGCATTCCCCTTCGGCACAGCACTCGCCCTTTACCCCAGCAAGGACAGCGTCGAAACCTGGTACCGCAAGACCGCCAATAAGTACTTCTGGTACGGCGTTCCCGAAAACCAGTTCAAGTGGCCGGAATACGAACCCAAGAAGGGCAAAATCCGCCGCGACGAATTCAAGCAGTACCTCGACTACGTGAAGGACTACAACTGGGGATTCCGCGCACACGCCCTCATGTGGGGTATCCAGGGTTACGGCTACGACAAGCATTTCAGTTTCAAGGGCAGTTGCAAGGATATCGGCGAAAAGCTCAAGGCACGCATTACCCGCGACATGACAGAATACAAGGGCCGCATCAAGGAATACGACGTATGGAACGAAGTCTTCCACGAACCCTTCGTGTTCAACAAGTGCGGCTGGGATTTGCTGGATAGCGCCCACATTTGGGCCCATAAGGCAGACCCCGACGCGCGACTCTTCATCAACGAATACAACGTCGTTGTCGCCGGCGAAACCGACCGCCTCTACGACATCGTCAAAGGAATGCTTGACCGCAAGGTGCCTGTACACGGAATCGGCGTGCAATGCCATTTTGGCGACCGTCAGCTGAACCCGGCCTTCATCAAGGCGCGCCTCGACAGGCTCGGCTCTTTGGGCCTCCCCATCAAGGTGACCGAACTTGACTTTGGCGACTGGCAGAAGGGCATGTACTTTGGCGAAGACGAACAGGCCCGCCGCTACGAGATGTTCCTGCGCATCGCCTTCAGCCACCCGGCTGTGGAAGGCATTGTGCTGTGGGGCTTCTGGGATAACCGCCACTGGGTTAAAAACGGCGGCATCATCGCTGCCGACGGTCGCGAAAAGCCCGCCGCCAAGCTCATTTACGACTTGTGGCACAAGGTATGGACCACCAACGGAACGTTCAAGGCCGACGAAAACGGTGTCGTGAAGTTCCGCGGCTACCCCGGCAAGTACAAAGTAACCATCGACGGCAAGTCTGAAATGGTTGAATTGAAGTAA
- a CDS encoding FISUMP domain-containing protein, which produces MRKIVTKVLFTLAMAASFYGCGDDDSSSGRIVAIIEEPKIDRCYDTYGVDADSGWSESISAGSYLEKTVCDELSERMSYMLSFYARCVSADFNQSKKRFDIEVLTERGYSHLWADVDGCKYKLGVEDNYQFNGFVANAPEKTFDECYCKTEDSVAYYRNVDLNAPEESSSSSVQSSSSSQSAQSSSSSNGNAVDAKSSSSSETKSSSSEMALVTDEFVEIGNQEWMTRNLDIAVEGSRCYDDDPANCEKYGRIYTWAQAMAIDTKYDREELGFLITPYRGICPEGSHLPTDDEWTELNEYIEEHPEYKAYFTNQIGGAYDWKAFYRDEDVETVFWTATEYDVTGTAFGFEFAWIWAYRKDGSIARSNPHKYMGAYVRCVKGDGLVLVMSSSSDASSSSVESSSSEDVVDDSWKDYEYPDLGRIEIGDQVWTTKNLEVPMKNSRCYADEEENCEKYGRLYTWATAMAVSTKYDREQLGEIELPYRGICPEGTHIPSQDEWLTLYNYALRNPDAIANFTNQLGGEYEYYGKYIKIGEQALFWSTTEYDVTGTSHKFEYAYLWAYRKDSSIGMDNAHKYTAAYIRCIYNN; this is translated from the coding sequence ATGAGGAAGATCGTAACAAAAGTTCTGTTCACTTTGGCGATGGCCGCATCTTTTTACGGCTGTGGCGATGATGATTCCAGCAGCGGCAGGATTGTTGCGATTATAGAAGAGCCTAAGATTGACCGCTGCTATGATACTTATGGCGTAGATGCTGATTCCGGATGGTCTGAAAGTATTTCTGCCGGCAGCTATCTTGAAAAAACGGTATGCGACGAATTGTCAGAACGCATGAGCTATATGCTCTCCTTTTACGCAAGGTGCGTGTCGGCAGATTTCAATCAATCAAAAAAACGCTTTGATATAGAGGTCCTCACCGAACGAGGCTATAGTCATCTTTGGGCAGATGTCGATGGCTGTAAGTACAAATTGGGTGTAGAAGACAATTACCAGTTTAATGGATTTGTTGCCAATGCTCCCGAAAAAACTTTTGACGAATGCTATTGTAAAACGGAAGACAGTGTTGCGTATTATCGCAATGTGGATTTAAACGCCCCCGAAGAAAGTTCGAGTTCCTCGGTACAGTCCAGTTCTTCGTCGCAGTCTGCACAATCGTCCAGTTCGTCTAACGGAAATGCCGTTGATGCAAAAAGTTCCTCTTCTAGTGAAACGAAATCAAGCAGCAGTGAAATGGCCCTTGTAACCGATGAATTCGTGGAAATCGGAAACCAGGAATGGATGACCAGGAATCTGGATATTGCTGTAGAAGGAAGTCGTTGCTATGACGATGATCCTGCCAATTGCGAAAAGTATGGCCGAATCTATACTTGGGCGCAGGCTATGGCAATCGACACTAAGTACGATCGCGAAGAACTCGGGTTCCTGATTACGCCGTATCGTGGAATTTGCCCCGAAGGTTCACACTTGCCGACGGATGATGAATGGACGGAACTTAACGAATATATCGAAGAACATCCTGAATACAAGGCGTATTTTACGAACCAGATTGGCGGTGCGTATGACTGGAAGGCTTTCTATCGGGACGAAGATGTAGAAACGGTTTTCTGGACCGCTACGGAGTACGATGTGACGGGAACGGCTTTCGGGTTTGAATTCGCATGGATTTGGGCGTATCGCAAGGACGGCTCTATCGCAAGGAGTAACCCGCACAAGTATATGGGCGCATATGTTCGTTGCGTCAAGGGCGATGGACTTGTGTTGGTTATGTCTTCTTCCAGCGATGCATCTTCATCTAGTGTCGAATCTTCTTCTAGCGAAGACGTTGTAGACGATTCGTGGAAGGACTACGAATATCCCGACTTGGGACGCATAGAGATTGGTGACCAGGTATGGACCACCAAGAATTTGGAAGTTCCTATGAAGAATAGCCGCTGCTACGCAGATGAAGAAGAGAACTGCGAAAAATATGGCAGACTGTATACTTGGGCGACGGCGATGGCGGTGAGTACGAAGTATGACCGCGAACAGTTGGGCGAAATTGAGTTGCCGTATCGTGGAATTTGCCCGGAAGGAACGCATATTCCGAGTCAAGATGAATGGCTTACCCTTTATAATTATGCTTTGAGGAACCCCGATGCAATCGCTAACTTTACAAATCAGCTTGGGGGTGAATACGAATATTACGGCAAGTATATCAAGATTGGAGAACAAGCGCTTTTCTGGAGTACGACGGAATACGATGTGACCGGTACGTCGCACAAATTTGAATATGCGTACCTTTGGGCCTACCGTAAGGATTCGTCCATAGGTATGGATAATGCACACAAATATACCGCAGCCTATATTCGCTGCATTTACAACAACTAG